The Pseudomonas sp. G2-4 genome window below encodes:
- the rpoC gene encoding DNA-directed RNA polymerase subunit beta' produces MKDLLNLLKNQGQVEEFDAIRIGLASPEMIRSWSFGEVKKPETINYRTFKPERDGLFCAKIFGPVKDYECLCGKYKRLKHRGVICEKCGVEVALAKVRRERMAHIELASPVAHIWFLKSLPSRIGLLMDMTLRDIERVLYFESYVVIDPGMTTLEKGQLLNDEQYFEALEEFGDDFDARMGAEAVRELLHAIDLEHEIGRLREEIPQTNSETKIKKLSKRLKLMEAFQGSGNLPEWMVLTVLPVLPPDLRPLVPLDGGRFATSDLNDLYRRVINRNNRLKRLLDLSAPDIIVRNEKRMLQEAVDALLDNGRRGRAITGSNKRPLKSLADMIKGKQGRFRQNLLGKRVDYSGRSVITVGPTLRLHQCGLPKKMALELFKPFIFGKLEMRGLATTIKAAKKMVERELPEVWDVLAEVIREHPVLLNRAPTLHRLGIQAFEPVLIEGKAIQLHPLVCAAYNADFDGDQMAVHVPLTLEAQLEARALMMSTNNILSPANGEPIIVPSQDVVLGLYYMTREAINAKGEGRVFADLQEVDRVFRAGEAALHAKVKVRINETVNDRDGGSVTNTRIVDTTVGRALLFQVVPKGLSYDVVNLPMKKKAISKLINQCYRVVGLKETVIFADQLMYTGFAYSTISGVSIGVNDFVIPDEKARIIGAATEEVKEIESQYASGLVTQGEKYNKVIDLWSKANDEVSKAMMANLSKEKVIDRHGNEVDQESFNSMYMMADSGARGSAAQIRQLAGMRGLMAKPDGSIIETPITANFREGLSVLQYFISTHGARKGLADTALKTANSGYLTRRLVDVAQDLVVTEIDCGTEHGLVMTPHIEGGDVVEPLGERVLGRVIARDVFKPGTEDVIVPAGTLVDEKWVEFIELNSIDEVIVRSPISCETRYGICAKCYGRDLARGHQVNIGEAVGVIAAQSIGEPGTQLTMRTFHIGGAASRTSAADSVQVKNGGTVRLHNLKHVERVDGHLVAVSRSGELAIADDFGRERERYKLPYGAVISVKEGDKVDAGAIVAKWDPHTHPIVTEMKGTVTYVGMEEGITIKRQTDELTGMTNIEVLDAKDRPAAGKDIRPAVKMVDDNGKDLLLPGTDVIAQYFLPANALVGVADGARIAIGDVIARIPQETSKTRDITGGLPRVADLFEARRPKEASILAEVSGTIAFGKETKGKRRLVITPNDGSDPYEELIPKWRHLNVFEGEQVNRGEVISDGPSDPHDILRLLGVSALAKYIVNEIQDVYRLQGVKINDKHIETILRQMLRKVEIAESGDSSFIKGDQMELTHVLVENERLAADDKFVSKFTRVLLGITKASLSTESFISAASFQETTRVLTEAAVTGKRDYLRGLKENVVVGRLIPAGTGLAYHSERKRRREADKPLRVSASEVEAALTEALNSSGN; encoded by the coding sequence TTGAAAGACCTACTGAATTTGCTGAAAAACCAGGGTCAAGTCGAAGAGTTCGACGCCATCCGTATTGGATTGGCCTCGCCTGAGATGATCCGTTCGTGGTCGTTCGGTGAAGTTAAAAAGCCGGAAACCATCAACTACCGTACGTTCAAACCCGAGCGTGACGGCCTGTTCTGCGCCAAGATCTTTGGCCCGGTAAAGGATTACGAGTGCCTGTGCGGTAAGTACAAGCGCTTGAAGCACCGTGGTGTGATCTGCGAGAAGTGCGGCGTTGAAGTTGCGCTGGCAAAAGTTCGTCGTGAGCGCATGGCCCACATCGAACTGGCCTCGCCGGTTGCCCACATCTGGTTCCTGAAATCGCTGCCGTCCCGTATCGGCCTGCTGATGGACATGACCCTGCGTGATATCGAACGCGTTCTCTACTTCGAGAGCTATGTCGTTATCGATCCAGGCATGACCACCCTTGAAAAAGGTCAGCTGCTGAACGACGAGCAGTACTTCGAAGCGCTGGAAGAATTCGGCGACGATTTCGATGCCCGCATGGGTGCCGAAGCTGTCCGCGAACTGCTGCACGCTATCGACCTGGAGCACGAGATTGGCCGTCTGCGCGAAGAAATTCCGCAAACCAACTCCGAAACCAAGATCAAGAAGCTGTCCAAGCGTCTGAAGTTGATGGAAGCCTTCCAGGGTTCCGGCAACCTGCCAGAGTGGATGGTGCTGACCGTTCTGCCGGTTCTGCCGCCAGACCTGCGTCCACTGGTTCCGCTCGATGGCGGTCGTTTCGCGACTTCTGACCTCAACGATCTGTATCGTCGAGTGATCAACCGTAACAACCGCTTGAAGCGCCTGCTTGATCTGTCCGCTCCGGACATCATCGTGCGCAACGAAAAGCGTATGTTGCAAGAAGCTGTCGACGCACTGCTCGACAACGGTCGTCGTGGCCGCGCTATCACCGGTTCCAACAAGCGTCCTCTGAAATCCTTGGCCGACATGATCAAGGGTAAGCAGGGTCGTTTCCGTCAGAACTTGCTCGGTAAGCGTGTTGACTACTCCGGTCGTTCGGTAATTACCGTAGGCCCGACCCTGCGTCTGCACCAGTGCGGTCTGCCTAAGAAAATGGCTCTGGAACTGTTCAAGCCGTTCATTTTCGGCAAGCTGGAAATGCGTGGTCTCGCTACCACCATTAAAGCGGCGAAGAAAATGGTCGAGCGCGAGCTGCCAGAAGTCTGGGACGTTCTCGCTGAAGTGATTCGCGAACACCCAGTGCTGCTCAACCGTGCACCGACCCTTCACCGTCTGGGTATCCAGGCGTTTGAACCGGTACTGATCGAAGGTAAAGCCATCCAGCTGCACCCGCTGGTCTGTGCTGCGTACAACGCCGACTTCGACGGCGACCAAATGGCCGTGCACGTGCCGCTGACGCTGGAAGCCCAGCTCGAAGCGCGCGCGTTGATGATGTCTACCAACAACATCCTGTCGCCAGCCAACGGTGAGCCAATCATCGTTCCGTCGCAGGACGTTGTATTGGGTCTGTACTACATGACTCGTGAAGCGATCAACGCCAAGGGCGAAGGTCGTGTGTTCGCGGATCTGCAGGAAGTTGACCGTGTGTTCCGTGCCGGCGAAGCCGCACTGCATGCCAAGGTCAAAGTGCGGATCAACGAAACCGTCAACGACCGTGATGGTGGCAGCGTGACCAACACCCGTATCGTCGACACCACTGTCGGCCGTGCGCTGTTGTTCCAGGTTGTGCCAAAAGGCTTGTCCTACGATGTCGTCAACCTGCCGATGAAGAAAAAGGCGATCTCCAAGCTGATCAACCAGTGCTACCGCGTGGTTGGTCTGAAAGAGACCGTGATCTTCGCTGACCAGTTGATGTACACCGGCTTTGCTTATTCGACCATTTCCGGCGTTTCCATCGGTGTTAACGACTTCGTTATCCCGGATGAAAAAGCCCGCATCATCGGTGCTGCTACCGAAGAAGTGAAAGAGATCGAAAGCCAGTACGCTTCCGGCCTGGTAACCCAGGGCGAGAAGTACAACAAGGTGATCGACCTCTGGTCCAAGGCGAACGACGAAGTATCCAAGGCGATGATGGCCAACCTCTCGAAAGAGAAAGTCATCGACCGTCATGGCAATGAAGTCGACCAAGAGTCCTTCAACTCCATGTACATGATGGCCGACTCGGGCGCACGGGGTTCTGCTGCGCAGATCCGTCAGCTCGCCGGTATGCGTGGCCTGATGGCCAAGCCGGACGGTTCCATCATCGAGACCCCGATTACCGCGAACTTCCGTGAAGGTTTGAGCGTACTTCAGTACTTCATCTCCACTCACGGTGCTCGTAAGGGTCTTGCGGATACCGCGTTGAAAACCGCGAACTCCGGTTACCTGACTCGTCGTCTGGTAGACGTCGCCCAGGATCTGGTCGTGACCGAGATCGATTGCGGCACTGAGCACGGCCTGGTAATGACACCGCACATTGAAGGCGGTGACGTTGTAGAGCCGCTGGGTGAGCGCGTATTGGGTCGTGTCATTGCCCGTGACGTATTCAAGCCAGGTACCGAGGACGTCATCGTTCCTGCCGGCACCCTGGTTGACGAGAAGTGGGTCGAGTTCATCGAGCTCAACAGCATCGACGAAGTGATCGTGCGCTCGCCGATCAGCTGCGAAACCCGCTACGGTATTTGCGCCAAGTGCTACGGTCGCGACCTGGCTCGTGGTCACCAGGTGAACATCGGTGAAGCGGTCGGCGTTATCGCTGCCCAGTCCATCGGTGAGCCGGGTACCCAGCTGACGATGCGTACGTTCCACATTGGTGGTGCGGCAAGCCGGACCTCTGCAGCCGACAGCGTTCAGGTGAAGAATGGCGGTACTGTCCGTCTGCACAACCTGAAGCACGTTGAGCGCGTGGACGGTCACCTGGTGGCTGTATCCCGTTCCGGTGAGCTGGCGATCGCTGACGACTTCGGTCGTGAGCGCGAGCGTTACAAGCTGCCGTACGGTGCTGTGATTTCGGTCAAGGAAGGTGACAAGGTCGACGCTGGCGCTATTGTGGCCAAGTGGGATCCGCACACCCACCCAATCGTGACCGAAATGAAAGGTACCGTGACCTACGTGGGCATGGAAGAAGGCATCACGATCAAGCGTCAGACTGACGAATTGACCGGTATGACCAACATCGAAGTACTTGACGCGAAAGATCGTCCAGCTGCCGGCAAGGACATCCGTCCTGCCGTGAAGATGGTCGACGACAACGGCAAGGATCTGTTGCTGCCAGGCACTGACGTAATCGCTCAGTACTTCCTGCCAGCCAACGCCCTGGTCGGTGTTGCGGACGGTGCGCGGATCGCGATCGGTGATGTTATCGCCCGTATCCCGCAGGAAACTTCGAAAACTCGCGACATCACCGGTGGTCTGCCGCGTGTTGCCGACTTGTTCGAAGCCCGTCGTCCGAAAGAAGCCTCGATTCTGGCTGAAGTCAGCGGCACCATCGCGTTCGGTAAAGAGACCAAGGGCAAGCGCCGTCTGGTCATCACGCCGAACGACGGTAGCGATCCGTACGAAGAGCTGATTCCGAAGTGGCGTCACCTGAACGTCTTCGAAGGCGAACAGGTAAACCGCGGCGAAGTGATCTCCGACGGCCCGAGCGATCCACACGACATCCTGCGTCTGCTGGGTGTGAGTGCGCTGGCCAAGTACATCGTGAACGAGATCCAGGATGTTTATCGTCTACAAGGCGTGAAGATCAACGACAAGCACATCGAGACCATCCTGCGTCAGATGCTGCGTAAGGTCGAGATCGCTGAATCCGGCGACTCGAGTTTCATCAAGGGCGACCAGATGGAGCTGACTCACGTACTGGTAGAGAACGAGCGCCTGGCTGCGGATGACAAGTTCGTATCCAAGTTCACTCGCGTGCTGCTGGGTATCACCAAGGCGTCGTTGTCCACCGAATCGTTCATCTCGGCGGCTTCCTTCCAGGAAACCACCCGCGTACTGACCGAAGCGGCGGTAACCGGCAAGCGCGACTACCTGCGCGGCCTGAAAGAAAACGTGGTCGTGGGTCGTCTGATCCCGGCCGGTACCGGTTTGGCCTATCACAGCGAACGCAAGCGTCGCCGCGAAGCAGACAAGCCGTTGCGCGTCAGCGCCAGTGAAGTGGAAGCTGCACTGACCGAAGCACTGAACTCGAGCGGTAACTGA
- the rpsL gene encoding 30S ribosomal protein S12, with translation MATINQLVRQPRKRIVEKSDVPALQNCPQRRGVCTRVYTTTPKKPNSALRKVCRVRLTNGFEVSSYIGGEGHNLQEHSVVLIRGGRVKDLPGVRYHTVRGSLDTSGVKGRNQGRSKYGTKKPK, from the coding sequence ATGGCAACTATCAACCAGCTGGTACGTCAGCCGCGTAAGCGTATCGTCGAGAAATCCGACGTACCTGCGCTGCAGAACTGCCCGCAACGTCGTGGCGTATGCACCCGTGTGTATACCACCACGCCGAAAAAACCTAACTCGGCACTGCGTAAAGTATGCCGTGTGCGTCTGACCAACGGTTTCGAGGTTTCCTCGTACATCGGCGGTGAAGGCCACAACCTGCAAGAGCACAGCGTGGTCCTGATCCGCGGCGGTCGTGTAAAAGACTTGCCAGGTGTTCGTTACCACACCGTTCGCGGTTCTTTGGATACTTCCGGCGTCAAAGGTCGTAACCAGGGTCGTTCGAAGTACGGTACCAAGAAGCCTAAGTAG
- the rpsG gene encoding 30S ribosomal protein S7: MPRRRVAAKREILDDPKYGSQILAKFMNHVMESGKKAVAERIVYGALDKVKERKNSDPLEIFEKALDAIAPLVEVKSRRVGGATYQVPVEVRPSRRNALAMRWLVDFARKRGEKSMALRLAGELLDAAEGKGAAVKKREDVHRMAEANKAFSHYRF, translated from the coding sequence ATGCCAAGACGTCGCGTAGCAGCCAAACGAGAGATTCTGGACGATCCGAAATACGGAAGCCAGATTCTCGCCAAGTTCATGAACCACGTAATGGAAAGCGGCAAGAAAGCCGTTGCCGAGCGTATTGTTTATGGCGCACTGGACAAAGTTAAGGAACGCAAGAACAGCGATCCCCTGGAAATCTTCGAGAAAGCTCTCGACGCCATCGCTCCGCTGGTCGAAGTGAAGTCGCGCCGTGTAGGCGGTGCTACTTACCAGGTTCCGGTCGAAGTTCGTCCGTCCCGTCGTAACGCCCTGGCAATGCGCTGGTTGGTAGACTTCGCCCGCAAGCGCGGCGAGAAGTCCATGGCTCTGCGCTTGGCTGGCGAACTGTTGGACGCTGCTGAAGGTAAAGGTGCTGCAGTTAAGAAGCGTGAAGACGTGCACCGTATGGCTGAAGCCAACAAGGCTTTCTCGCACTACCGCTTCTAA
- the fusA gene encoding elongation factor G, with amino-acid sequence MARTTPINRYRNIGIVAHVDAGKTTTTERVLFYTGKSHKMGEVHDGAATTDWMVQEQERGITITSAAITAFWKGSEKQYKDEHRFNVIDTPGHVDFTIEVERSLRVLDGAVVVFCGTSGVEPQSETVWRQANKYGVPRLVYVNKMDRAGANFLRVIAQIKQRLGHTPVPIQLAIGSEDNFQGQIDLINMQAVYWNDADKGMVPVRKDIPAELLEEAEKWRGNMVEAAAEANEELMNKYLEGEELTNEEIKAALRQRTIAGEIVLAVCGSSFKNKGVPLVLDAVIDFLPAPTDIPAIKGTDPDDETIELERHADDSEPFSALAFKIATDPFVGTLTFVRVYSGVLNSGDGVINSVKGKKERVGRMVQMHANAREEIKEVRAGDIAALIGMKDVTTGETLCNGDKPIILVRMDFPEPVISVAVEPKTKDDQEKMGIALGKLAQEDPSFRVKTDEETGQTIISGMGELHLDILVDRMRREFNVEANIGKPQVSYRERITKNCEIEGKFVRQSGGRGQFGHCWIRFAPADEGQEGLQFVNEVVGGVVPKEYIPAIQKGIEEQMKNGVVAGYPLIGLKATVFDGSYHDVDSNEMAFKVAASMATKQLAQKGGGELLEPIMAVEVVTPEDYMGDVMGDLNRRRGMILGMEDTVSGKVIRAEVPLGEMFGYATDVRSMSQGRASYSMEFKKYNTAPSHIVETVTKKQG; translated from the coding sequence ATGGCTCGTACTACACCGATTAACCGCTACCGTAACATCGGTATCGTTGCTCACGTGGATGCTGGTAAAACCACCACCACTGAGCGCGTCCTTTTTTACACTGGCAAAAGTCACAAGATGGGCGAGGTGCATGATGGCGCCGCGACCACCGACTGGATGGTGCAGGAGCAGGAGCGTGGTATTACCATTACTTCTGCTGCCATTACCGCTTTCTGGAAGGGTTCTGAGAAGCAGTACAAGGACGAGCACCGCTTCAACGTCATCGACACCCCGGGTCACGTGGACTTCACCATTGAAGTAGAACGTTCCCTGCGCGTGCTCGACGGCGCTGTGGTTGTGTTCTGCGGCACCTCGGGTGTTGAGCCTCAGTCGGAAACCGTATGGCGTCAGGCCAACAAATACGGCGTTCCGCGTCTTGTTTATGTGAACAAGATGGACCGTGCGGGCGCCAACTTCCTGCGCGTGATCGCTCAGATCAAGCAGCGTCTGGGTCACACTCCGGTGCCGATCCAGTTGGCTATCGGTTCCGAAGACAACTTCCAGGGTCAGATCGATCTGATCAACATGCAAGCGGTCTACTGGAACGACGCTGACAAGGGTATGGTTCCTGTTCGCAAGGACATCCCTGCAGAGTTGCTGGAAGAAGCCGAGAAGTGGCGCGGCAACATGGTTGAGGCTGCGGCCGAAGCCAACGAAGAACTGATGAACAAGTACCTCGAGGGTGAAGAGCTCACCAACGAGGAAATCAAGGCTGCTCTGCGTCAGCGTACTATCGCTGGTGAGATCGTCCTGGCTGTTTGTGGTTCTTCCTTCAAGAACAAGGGTGTTCCCCTGGTTCTCGACGCCGTGATCGACTTCCTGCCTGCGCCGACCGACATTCCTGCCATCAAGGGTACTGACCCGGATGACGAGACTATCGAGCTGGAGCGTCATGCAGACGACAGCGAGCCGTTCTCGGCTCTGGCGTTCAAGATCGCTACTGACCCATTCGTGGGTACCTTGACCTTTGTCCGGGTTTACTCGGGTGTGTTGAACTCCGGCGACGGCGTGATCAACTCTGTAAAAGGCAAGAAAGAGCGCGTGGGTCGTATGGTGCAGATGCACGCAAACGCCCGCGAAGAGATCAAGGAAGTGCGCGCTGGTGACATCGCGGCCTTGATCGGCATGAAGGACGTCACCACGGGTGAGACTTTGTGCAACGGCGACAAGCCAATCATCCTTGTTCGCATGGACTTCCCGGAGCCGGTTATTTCGGTTGCCGTTGAGCCAAAAACCAAGGATGACCAGGAAAAAATGGGTATCGCTCTGGGCAAGCTTGCTCAGGAAGATCCATCTTTCCGCGTTAAGACTGATGAAGAGACTGGTCAAACGATCATCTCTGGCATGGGCGAGCTGCACTTGGACATCCTGGTTGACCGGATGCGCCGCGAGTTCAACGTCGAAGCCAACATCGGCAAGCCTCAGGTTTCCTATCGTGAGCGCATCACGAAGAACTGTGAGATCGAAGGCAAGTTCGTTCGCCAGTCCGGCGGTCGTGGTCAGTTTGGCCATTGCTGGATTCGTTTTGCACCCGCTGACGAAGGTCAGGAAGGTTTGCAATTCGTGAACGAAGTCGTAGGTGGTGTGGTTCCTAAGGAATACATCCCGGCGATCCAGAAGGGTATCGAAGAGCAGATGAAGAACGGCGTTGTTGCCGGCTATCCGCTGATCGGCCTGAAGGCAACTGTGTTCGATGGTTCTTACCACGACGTCGACTCCAACGAGATGGCGTTCAAGGTGGCTGCTTCCATGGCAACCAAGCAACTGGCCCAGAAGGGCGGTGGTGAGTTGCTCGAGCCGATCATGGCGGTAGAAGTCGTAACGCCTGAAGACTACATGGGTGATGTCATGGGCGACCTTAACCGTCGTCGTGGCATGATTCTGGGTATGGAAGATACGGTTTCCGGCAAGGTTATTCGTGCCGAGGTTCCGTTGGGTGAAATGTTCGGTTACGCGACCGACGTTCGTTCCATGTCTCAGGGTCGCGCAAGCTACTCTATGGAATTCAAAAAATACAATACAGCTCCGTCGCATATCGTCGAAACTGTTACCAAAAAACAAGGCTGA